A region of Deinococcus multiflagellatus DNA encodes the following proteins:
- a CDS encoding AAA family ATPase — MTLFSFERFELPSASETLPAPLFERLARILQHAAVGIVAPEATGKTTLLAQFGHALRAASEEPLAVAWLSVAHDDVDRRQFNRSLARAFAHVGIGVKHYDQMATLADTTPELAVAALADDLTAHPDEVVLLIDDADRLGESSARLLWMLCGAAKDQLQVAVSCTPEAPVLTAPRPPATPLSLVAPDAWAAPLDVAHPHLEAALARLAPNLTEILTDAALLYRWDDAVFSALRLNAPPHWQAAVEEALPVLRQGTSLVPGRLLRQLLRTRLAAQPERLRHMQRQVGHWHATRGRTLEAVRALTQADAADDALPLVQEMLPMWYRAGDWRMVVLSLQPFALTQLPSPVLADLATAQQELGDLAAVDLIEAQLKVRGHAPAGMAFVRALRAFREGDLPRTLEISEAGLQDARTSRDRVQLQRVLAAVLIQQGRIAEAGEAIQGALALADALSDVPMLINVLSLHGFQLEAQGEYQAALAVHERTFTLVERHRHDNNRLLLVAQRLASLRREAGDLDGALNILEVALQRLQRTHPEAVPVLLSARSAVHLTAGQLGQALADADRAVSLAELWWGKAIMFDALFRQLEIQLAAGDLDAASHTLARTQSVPERFPANMRNEYLAFEAALLALRGHLQEAAALVQRHGLHQLSDWLDYGMMSRAVVLLAAYERGEPLSGALDVLRRSMTARAPYALTRPLRLFPQLTPILEAHGEPQVAALGRLAFKVARRPVLRVTTLDTPRLMLDGIQLRTRTGTAELLAYLALAPGQEELGTRLASSVIPPGGRTPQRKRLQVNRKELDESVAVARPGLPALRVIDVESGKEGRMSLSSDVTVECDALELFAGTAEDVMRLYRMPFLQDLQTDWAEEMRARFTAHAAALLRAAAHGNRSMRGLQYLLRLIEIEPTPLEEDFEAALRLAEQLDRPDVIRSLRRAQVDVEQGETPVLSALVKSA; from the coding sequence ATGACCCTGTTCTCTTTCGAACGCTTTGAACTCCCCTCTGCCTCAGAGACTTTGCCGGCGCCGCTTTTCGAGCGGCTGGCGCGCATACTCCAGCATGCAGCGGTGGGCATCGTCGCGCCGGAAGCCACAGGGAAAACCACGCTGCTTGCCCAGTTCGGTCACGCGCTGCGGGCAGCCTCGGAAGAACCACTGGCCGTGGCATGGTTGAGTGTGGCCCACGATGACGTCGACCGGCGGCAGTTCAACCGCTCCCTGGCCAGGGCCTTCGCCCACGTCGGCATTGGGGTTAAGCACTACGACCAGATGGCCACACTGGCTGACACCACGCCGGAGCTGGCCGTGGCGGCCCTGGCCGATGACCTTACAGCCCATCCAGATGAGGTGGTGCTGTTGATTGACGATGCCGACCGCCTGGGTGAATCGTCTGCGCGTCTGCTGTGGATGCTGTGCGGGGCCGCCAAGGATCAGCTGCAAGTTGCCGTCAGTTGCACGCCAGAGGCGCCTGTTCTGACTGCGCCCAGGCCGCCCGCTACGCCGCTGAGCTTGGTGGCTCCAGACGCCTGGGCCGCGCCGCTGGACGTGGCCCACCCCCACCTGGAAGCGGCCCTGGCGCGGCTTGCACCCAACCTGACAGAGATCCTGACGGACGCGGCACTGCTGTACCGGTGGGATGACGCCGTCTTCTCAGCGCTACGGTTAAACGCTCCACCCCACTGGCAAGCCGCCGTCGAGGAGGCGCTGCCCGTGTTGAGACAGGGGACCAGCCTGGTGCCCGGCCGCCTGCTGCGCCAGCTTCTCCGGACACGCTTGGCCGCGCAGCCGGAGCGGCTGCGTCACATGCAGCGCCAGGTCGGCCACTGGCACGCGACTCGGGGCCGGACGCTGGAGGCGGTGCGGGCGCTGACACAGGCCGACGCGGCCGATGACGCGCTTCCCCTGGTGCAGGAAATGCTGCCGATGTGGTACCGCGCCGGCGACTGGCGCATGGTGGTACTGAGCCTCCAGCCGTTTGCCTTGACCCAGTTGCCGTCCCCAGTTCTGGCTGATCTGGCCACCGCACAGCAGGAGCTGGGCGACCTTGCCGCCGTTGACCTGATTGAGGCGCAGCTCAAAGTACGTGGCCACGCTCCTGCGGGTATGGCGTTTGTCCGTGCGCTCCGTGCTTTTCGGGAAGGCGACTTGCCACGCACACTGGAAATTAGCGAGGCTGGCCTGCAGGACGCCAGAACATCGCGTGACCGGGTCCAGCTGCAGCGCGTGCTGGCGGCGGTTCTGATCCAGCAGGGCCGAATCGCTGAAGCTGGAGAAGCTATTCAGGGCGCGCTGGCCCTGGCGGACGCGCTGAGCGACGTCCCGATGCTCATCAATGTGCTGAGCCTGCACGGCTTTCAGCTGGAGGCGCAGGGGGAATACCAGGCCGCCCTGGCAGTGCACGAGCGGACCTTTACGCTGGTGGAGAGGCACCGCCACGACAACAACCGCCTGCTGCTCGTGGCGCAGCGTCTGGCCAGCCTGCGGCGGGAGGCCGGGGACTTGGACGGCGCACTGAACATTCTGGAAGTCGCGCTGCAGCGCTTGCAGCGCACCCATCCGGAGGCGGTGCCGGTGCTGCTGTCTGCGCGCAGCGCCGTACACCTCACAGCCGGGCAACTCGGTCAGGCGCTGGCCGATGCAGACCGGGCCGTTTCTCTGGCTGAGTTGTGGTGGGGAAAGGCCATCATGTTCGACGCTCTGTTCCGTCAGCTGGAGATTCAGCTGGCCGCTGGTGATCTGGACGCAGCGTCCCACACCCTCGCCCGCACCCAAAGCGTTCCAGAACGTTTCCCGGCCAACATGCGAAACGAGTACCTGGCGTTCGAGGCGGCGTTGCTGGCGCTCCGCGGGCATCTCCAGGAAGCGGCCGCTCTGGTGCAGCGCCATGGACTGCACCAGCTCAGTGACTGGCTCGATTACGGCATGATGTCGCGCGCCGTGGTGTTGCTGGCCGCTTATGAGCGGGGCGAGCCCTTGAGCGGGGCACTGGACGTCCTCCGGCGAAGCATGACGGCGCGCGCGCCTTACGCCCTGACCCGCCCTCTGCGGCTGTTCCCGCAACTGACCCCGATCCTTGAAGCTCACGGAGAGCCGCAGGTGGCCGCCCTTGGCCGCCTCGCGTTCAAGGTTGCACGCCGCCCAGTGCTCCGGGTGACCACTTTGGATACACCTCGGCTTATGCTTGACGGCATTCAACTGCGGACACGCACTGGAACAGCAGAGCTGCTCGCCTATCTGGCCCTGGCGCCTGGCCAGGAAGAATTGGGCACACGCCTGGCCAGCAGCGTCATCCCGCCGGGCGGCCGCACGCCGCAGCGCAAACGCCTGCAGGTCAACCGCAAGGAGCTCGACGAGAGTGTGGCGGTGGCGCGTCCAGGCCTGCCCGCACTGCGGGTTATCGACGTGGAATCCGGAAAAGAAGGGCGGATGAGCCTGTCGAGCGACGTCACCGTCGAATGTGACGCGCTCGAGCTGTTCGCGGGCACAGCTGAGGACGTGATGCGGCTGTACCGCATGCCGTTTCTTCAAGATCTTCAAACCGACTGGGCTGAAGAAATGCGCGCCCGCTTCACCGCGCATGCAGCGGCGCTTCTCCGGGCAGCGGCGCATGGGAACCGGTCCATGCGGGGACTGCAGTATCTGCTGCGCCTGATCGAGATTGAGCCGACGCCTTTAGAGGAAGATTTTGAGGCAGCTCTGCGGCTGGCCGAACAGCTTGACCGTCCTGATGTCATCCGCAGTTTGCGGCGCGCACAAGTGGACGTCGAGCAGGGTGAGACGCCGGTGTTGTCCGCACTCGTCAAATCCGCCTGA